From the Lepisosteus oculatus isolate fLepOcu1 chromosome 1, fLepOcu1.hap2, whole genome shotgun sequence genome, one window contains:
- the ppid gene encoding peptidyl-prolyl cis-trans isomerase D, which translates to MSNPTLQSKPMNPDNPRAFFDVDVGGERVGRIVMELFADVVPKTAENFRALCTGEKGIGATTGKPLHFKGCPFHRIIKKFMVQGGDFSNQNGTGGESIYGAKFEDENFHYKHDKEGLLSMANAGPNTNGSQFFITTVPTEHLDGKHVVFGQVLKGMGVVKILEAMETKDDAPVKPCVIADCGELKQGDDWGIAPNDEEGDTYPDFPEDSDIHFKDVDKILSVAEDVKNIGNNYFKSQNWHMANKKYSKSLRYLEVCGDVVDDENEQKKLEPVALSCILNIAACKLKMQLWQEAIDSCTEALELNQTNTKALYRRAQAWQGLKEYSQALADLKTAQEISPEDKAIGNEMLRVKQKVKEEKEKEKKVYAKMFA; encoded by the exons ATGTCAAATCCCACGCTTCAGAGTAAACCTATGAACCCAGATAACCCTCGGGCTTTCTTTGATGTGGATgtaggaggagagagag TTGGGCGCATTGTGATGGAACTGTTTGCTGACGTTGTCCCTAAAACTGCTGAAAATTTCCGAGCCCTGTGCACTGGAGAAAAGGGAATAGGTGCAACGACTGGAAAACCACTCCATTTTAAAGGATGTCCGTTCCACAGGA ttataaaGAAGTTCATGGTCCAAGGTGGAGATTTCTCCAATCAAAATGGTACTGGAGGGGAGAGTATTTACGGAGCAAAGTTTGAAGATGAAAACTTTCACTATAAG CATGACAAAGAAGGATTGCTGAGTATGGCCAATGCTGGCCCAAACACAAATGGCTCTCAGTTCTTCATCACCACAGTACCAACTGAACACCTTGATGGGAAACATGTAGTCTTTGGACAAGTATTGAAAGGCATGGGTGTGGTCAAAATCCTTGAAGCAATGGAGACTAAAGATGATGCACCTGTCAAG CCTTGTGTTATAGCTGACTGTGGGGAGCTTAAGCAAGGAGATGACTGGGGAATTGCTCCAAATGATGAAGAAGGGGATACCTATCCTGATTTTCCAGAGGACTCAGATATTCATTTCAAAGAT gTTGACAAAATCCTGTCTGTTGCTGAAGATGTGAAGAATATTGGAAACAATTACTTCAAATCTCAAAACTGGCATATGGCTAATAAGAAATACTCTAAATCACTAAG GTATCTGGAGGTGTGTGGAGATGTAGTCGATGATGAGAATGAACAGAAGAAGCTTGAGCCTGTAGCCTTGAGCTGCATTCTGAACATCGCTGCCTGTAAGCTTAAGATGCAACTCTGGCAGGAAGCCATCGACAGCTGCACTGAG GCACTTGAATTAAACCAGACAAACACTAAAGCACTGTATAGAAGAGCTCAAGCATGGCAAGGATTGAAGGAATATTCTCAAGCACTG GCTGATCTTAAAACTGCTCAAGAGATCTCACCAGAAGATAAAG ctaTTGGCAATGAGATGCTAAGAGTGAAACAAAAAGTAaaggaagaaaaagagaaggaaaagaaaGTTTATGCAAAAATGTTTGCTTGA
- the etfdh gene encoding electron transfer flavoprotein-ubiquinone oxidoreductase, mitochondrial: MFPASRYTLQACRCVHSLKALQRELVSPLLCASRWSSSTSTVPRITSHYTVYPRDKDSRWEGVNMERFADEADVVIVGGGPAGLSTAIRLKQLANEQSKDLRVCVVEKASQIGAHTLSGACLEPSALTELFPDWKERGAPLNTPVTEDKFGILTEKHRIPVPILPGLPMNNHGNYIVRLGHIVRWLGEQAEALGVELYPGYAAAEVLFHEDGSVKGIATNDVGIAKDGSPKDNFERGMELHAKVTVFGEGCHGHLAKQLYKRFNLRENCEQQTYAIGLKELWLVNEKNWRPGRIEHTVGWPLDRHTYGGSFLYHLNEGEPLVALGFVVGLDYQNPYLNPFREFQRWKHHPSVSQTLEGGSRIAYGARALNEGGFQSLPKLTFPGGLLIGCSPGFMNVPKIKGTHTAMKSGMLAAEDIFQKLTSENLQSETAGIHVHEYEENLKKSWIWKELYAVRNIRPSFHNPLGLYGGMIYTGIFYWILRGKEPWTLKHKGLDSSQLKPAKDCTPIEYPKPDGKISFDLLSSVALSGTNHEHDQPPHLTLMSDSVPVEKNLNIYDGPEQRFCPAGVYEYVPLENGEGMRLQINAQNCVHCKTCDIKDPSQNINWVVPEGSGGPAYNGM, encoded by the exons ATGTTTCCAGCTAGCAGATATACACtgcaag catgtagatgtgTTCATTCCCTGAAGGCACTGCAAAGGGAGCTTGTGTCACCCCTCCTGTGTGCTTCAAGATGGTCCTCTTCCACATCTACAGTACCTCGTATCACCTCTCACTACACAGTATACCCCAGAGACAAGGACTCACGATGGGAAG GGGTAAACATGGAACGGTTTGCAGATGAAGCTGATGTAGTGATAGTAGGAGGAGGTCCCGCTGGCCTGTCGACTGCCATCCGTCTTAAACAGCTGGCCAACGAGCAGAGCAAAGACCTGCGGGTGTGTGTAGTGGAGAAGGCCTCTCAGATCGGAGCCCACACCCTCTCGGGAGCATGCTTAGAGCCCAGTGCGCTCACTGAGCTCTTCCCAGACTGGAAAGAGAGAGGa GCACCTCTAAATACACCAGTGACAGAAGACAAGTTTGGAATTTTAACAGAGAAGCACAGGATCCCTGTCCCCATACTGCCAG GCCTCCCAATGAACAACCATGGGAACTACATAGTTCGACTGGGCCATATTGTCAGGTGGCTGGGAGAACAAGCGGAAGCTCTCGGAGTTGAGCTCTACCCAGGGTATGCTGCTGCTGAG GTTTTATTTCATGAAGATGGAAGTGTGAAAGGGATTGCTACAAATGATGTAGGCATTGCCAAAGATGGATCCCCAAAG GATAATTTTGAAAGAGGGATGGAACTCCATGCTAAAGTTACAGTATTTGGTGAAGGCTGCCATGGACACCTGGCAAAGCAGTTGTACAAACGGTTCAACCTCAGAGAGAACTGTGAGCAGCAGACATATGCCATAGGGCTGAAAGAG TTGTGGCTCGTCAAtgaaaagaactggagacctgGCAGAATTGAGCACACAGTTGGCTGGCCTTTGGACAGGCACACATATGGAGGATCCTTCTTATATCATCTGAATGAAGGGGAACCATTGGTGGCCTTAGGATTTGTT GTTGGCTTGGATTATCAAAACCCTTACTTGAATCCATTCAGGGAATTTCAAAGATGGAAGCATCATCCATCAGTATCACAAACACTTGAAGGAGGAAGCAGAATAGCATACGGAGCAAGAGCACTGAACGAGGGTGGATTCCAG TCTCTGCCCAAACTAACGTTCCCAGGGGGACTACTGATAGGGTGCAGTCCTGGATTCATGAACGTTCCAAAAATCAAAGGCACTCACACGGCAATGAAGAGTGGCATGTTGGCCGCCGAAGACATCTTTCAGAAACTTACCAGTGAAAACCTGCAATCCGAAACAGCAG GAATCCATGTCCATGAatatgaagaaaatctgaaaaagtCCTGGATTTGGAAAGAACTTTATGCTGTAAGGAATATCAGGCCTTCTTTTCATAATCCTTTGGGACTTTATGGTGGAATGATTTACACGGGAATATTTTACTGGATCTTGAGAGGAAAAGAGCCATGGACATTGAAACATAAAG gtCTAGACTCCAGCCAGCTGAAGCCTGCAAAGGATTGTACACCCATAGAGTACCCAAAGCCCGATGGAAAGATCAGTTTTGACCTTCTTTCATCTGTGGCTCTGAGTGGAACCAATCATGAACATGACCAGCCCCCACATCTGACCTTGATGAGTGACAGTGTTCCAGTGGAAAAAAACCTTAACATTTATGATGGACCCGAACAACGATTCTGTCCAGCAG GTGTGTACGAGTATGTTCCTCTGGAAAATGGAGAAGGCATGAGGTTGCAGATCAATGCACAGAACTGTGTTCACTGTAAGACATGTGACATTAAGGACCCCAGCCAGAACATTAACTGGGTAGTACCTGAAGGAAGTGGCGGACCAGCGTACAATGGCATGTAA